In Raphanus sativus cultivar WK10039 chromosome 5, ASM80110v3, whole genome shotgun sequence, the following proteins share a genomic window:
- the LOC108862018 gene encoding protein WHAT'S THIS FACTOR 9, mitochondrial translates to MFAKSKSFLFSVSKLFHHHHQQQWREMGSMAKVRLKWVKNKNLDHIIDTETDLKAACILKDAIKRSPTGFLTAKSVADWQKLLGLTVPVLRFLRRYPTLFHEFPHARYASLPCFKLTETALMLDSQEEIIHQSHEGDTVERLCRLLMMMRTRTVSLRSLHSLKFDLGLPDNYEKTLVMRYPDHFCFVKAANGNPCLKLVTWRDEFAFSALQKRNERDAVSGEDGLYREFKRGQSALTFPMSFPRGYGAQKKVKAWMDEFQKLPYISPYDDASNIDPESDLMEKRAVGVLHELLSLTIHKKTKRNYLRSMRAELNIPHKFTRLFTRYPGIFYLSLKCKTTTVILKEGYRRGKLVDPHPLTRLRDKFYHVMRTGFLYRARGLGMVSKEELLLDKVDDEGHEEEGSEEEEIVEGSELEEDSDDE, encoded by the exons ATGTTCGCCAAATCCAAAAGCTTCCTCTTTTCAGTGAGCAAGctgtttcatcatcatcatcaacaacaatggcgAGAAATGGGATCAATGGCGAAGGTGAGATTGAAATGGGTGAAGAACAAGAACCTAGATCACATCATTGACACCGAGACCGATCTCAAAGCAGCTTGCATTCTCAAAGACGCCATTAAACGTTCTCCCACCGGTTTCCTCACCGCCAAATCAGTAGCCGATTGGCAGAAACTCCTCGGTCTTACCGTCCCCGTTCTTCGCTTCTTACGCAG GTATCCGACTCTGTTTCACGAGTTCCCACACGCTCGTTACGCGAGCTTGCCCTGTTTCAAGCTAACGGAGACAGCACTAATGCTCGACTCACAGGAAGAGATCATTCATCAAAGCCACGAGGGTGATACAGTGGAGAGGCTATGTAGActtctgatgatgatgagaacGAGAACCGTCTCTCTCAGATCACTCCACTCTCTCAAGTTCGATCTCGGGTTACCGGACAACTACGAGAAGACGCTGGTCATGAGATACCCTGATCACTTCTGCTTCGTCAAGGCCGCTAATGGGAACCCTTGTCTAAAGCTTGTGACTTGGCGTGACGAGTTCGCGTTCTCGGCTCTGCAGAAGCGAAACGAGAGGGATGCTGTTTCAGGGGAGGATGGTCTTTACCGCGAGTTCAAGAGAGGCCAGTCCGCGTTGACTTTCCCTATGAGTTTTCCTAGAGGGTATGGAGCTCAGAAGAAGGTCAAGGCGTGGATGGATGAGTTTCAGAAGCTTCCTTACATATCTCCTTACGACGACGCGAGTAACATTGACCCTGAGAGCGATCTCATGGAGAAACGAGCTGTGGGGGTACTGCACGAGCTCTTGAGCTTGACTATCCACAAGAAAACCAAGAGGAACTACTTGAGAAGCATGAGAGCCGAGCTCAACATTCCTCATAAGTTCACTCGTCTCTTCACGCGGTACCCTGGGATCTTCTACCTCTCATTGAAGTGTAAGACAACGACTGTGATTCTCAAAGAAGGGTATCGTCGTGGAAAGCTGGTGGATCCGCATCCTCTCACTCGTCTCAGAGATAAGTtctatcatgtgatgagaacaGGGTTTCTTTACCGGGCTAGAGGGTTAGGCATGGTCTCTAAGGAGGAACTTTTGCTTGATAAGGTAGACGATGAGGGCCATGAGGAAGAAGgttctgaagaagaagagattgtgGAAGGAAGTGAACTTGAAGAAGATTCAGATGATGAATAG
- the LOC108862017 gene encoding DEAD-box ATP-dependent RNA helicase 11 encodes MSTSWADVADSDNAAASRAKPAYVPPHLRNRQPEPAAAPLPGNDRGGYGGQPSRWAPGGGGGGGGGYRADAGRTGYGYGGGRGSTGGGWNNRGGGGGWDREVNPFGDDVDVEPAFTEQENTGINFDAYEDIPIETSGGDVPPPVNTFAEIDLGEALNLNIRRCKYVRPTPVQRHAIPILLAQRDLMACAQTGSGKTAAFCFPIISGILRDQNPQRPRGSRTVYPLAVILSPTRELASQIHDEAKKFSYQTGVKVVVAYGGTPINQQLRELERGVDILVATPGRLNDLLERARVSMQMIKFLALDEADRMLDMGFEPQIRKIVEEMDMPPRGMRQTMLFSATFPREIQRLAADFLANYIFLAVGRVGSSTDLIAQRVEFVHESDKKSHLMDLLHAQRDTGNHDKQSLTLVFVETKRGADSLENWLCMNDFPATTIHGDRTQQEREVALKSFKSGRTPILVATDVAARGLDIPHVAHVVNFDLPNDIDDYVHRIGRTGRAGKSGVATAFFNEKNAQLARQLAELMQEANQEVPEWLTRYASRASFGGGKKRSGGRFGGRDFRREGSYGGRGGGSGGNDYYGGGGGGGGGYGGGGYGGGGYGGAPSGGYGGQVTSAWD; translated from the exons ATGAGTACATCATGGGCAGACGTGGCTGATTCAGACAACGCCGCCGCTTCCAGGGCGAAACCTGCTTACGTTCCCCCTCATCTTAGGAACAGACAACCAGAGCCTGCTGCTGCTCCTTTGCCAGGAAATGACCGTGGAGGATACGGTGGTCAACCGTCTCGCTGGGCTcctggaggtggtggtggaggtggaggtggtTACAGGGCTGATGCAGGTCGTACCGGCTATGGTTACGGTGGTGGACGAGGAAGTACTGGTGGTGGTTGGAACAAcagaggtggaggaggaggatgggACCGTGAAGTGAATCCTTTCGGAGATGATGTTGATGTAGAGCCAGCCTTTACCGAGCAGGAGAACACCGGCATTAACTTTGACGCCTATGAGGATATTCCCATTGAGACCAGCGGAGGAGACGTGCCTCCTCCTGTTAACACATTCGCGGAGATTGATCTTGGTGAGGCGTTGAATCTCAACATCCGGAGGTGCAAGTACGTGAGGCCGACTCCCGTGCAGCGTCACGCCATTCCGATACTGCTTGCTCAGAGGGATTTGATGGCGTGTGCTCAGACGGGGTCTGGGAAGACCGCTGCTTTTTGCTTTCCGATCATTAGCGGAATCCTCAGAGATCAGAATCCGCAGAGGCCTCGTGGTTCGCGGACGGTTTACCCTCTTGCTGTCATCCTCTCGCCAACAAGGGAGCTGGCAAGCCAG ATACATGATGAAGCCAAAAAATTCTCCTACCAAACTGGTGTGAAGGTTGTTGTTGCTTATGGTGGAACACCTATTAACCAGCAG CTCAGGGAACTCGAGAGAGGAGTTGACATCCTTGTGGCAACTCCTGGCCGGTTAAATGATTTGCTAGAGAGAGCTAGAGTCTCAATGCAGATGATTAAGTTTTTAGCCCTTGATGAGGCGGACAGGATGCTGGACATGGGGTTTGAACCACAAATTAGAAAGATTGTTGAAGAGATGGACATGCCTCCACGTGGGATGAGACAAACAATGTTGTTTAGTGCAACGTTTCCTAGGGAGATTCAG AGACTCGCAGCTGATTTTCTGgcaaactatatatttttggcTGTGGGAAGGGTGGGTTCAAGCACTGACTTAATCGCCCAAAGGGTTGAGTTCGTCCACGAGTCTGACAAGAAAAGCCATCTCATGGATCTGCTACACGCCCAGAGAGATACTGGCAACCATGACAAG CAATCATTGACATTGGTGTTTGTGGAGACGAAGAGGGGAGCCGACTCATTGGAAAATTGGTTGTGCATGAATGACTTTCCAGCAACCACCATTCACGGTGACAGAACACAACAG GAAAGAGAAGTGGCACTGAAGTCATTCAAAAGTGGGAGGACACCCATTCTGGTTGCAACAGACGTGGCAGCACGTGGGCTTGACATTCCACACGTGGCTCATGTGGTGAACTTCGATCTACCAAATGACATTGATGACTATGTTCACCGCATCGGAAGAACAGGACGTGCAGGCAAATCAGGCGTAGCAACTGCTTTCTTTAATGAGAAAAATGCACAACTGGCTAGGCAGCTAGCTGAGCTGATGCAAGAAGCTAATCAAGAGGTACCTGAGTGGCTCACGCGATACGCTTCACGTGCTTCATTTGGTGGGGGTAAGAAACGGTCTGGTGGTCGGTTTGGTGGCCGTGACTTCAGAAGGGAAGGCTCTTATGGCGGTAGGGGAGGAGGTAGCGGTGGCAATGACTActatggaggaggaggaggaggaggtggaggctATGGTGGTGGCGGATACGGTGGCGGTGGGTACGGTGGTGCTCCAAGTGGTGGCTATGGTGGACAAGTGACCAGTGCTTGGGATTAG
- the LOC108856932 gene encoding F-box protein At3g58530 isoform X1, with translation MESNKVLEEEEEEMWRREIVTSVMRIVSTRLPQKDLVSLLLVSPWLYRTLVSYPSIWLVNNISQNIDLREKTNAGGRLLAALSLQRYRQVKHINLEFSQGVDDTHLQLVQSQCHDALSSLECLNLNGCQKISDSGIEAITSVCPKLKIISIYWNVRVTDDCIRHLVKNCRNIIDLNISGCKSITDKGMELVAESYQDLESLNITRCVKITDDGLLQVLHKCSSLQTLNLYALSSFTDKAYKKISLLADLRFLDLCGAQNLSDEGLGHIAKCNKLESLNLTWCVRITDAGVITIANSCTSLEFLSLFGIVGVTDKCLEALSQTCSATLTTLDVNGCIGIKRRSREELLQMFPRLTCFKVHS, from the exons ATGGAATCGAATAAAGTgttggaagaggaagaagaagagatgtgGAGGAGAGAGATAGTAACAAGCGTGATGAGGATAGTGAGCACGAGATTGCCACAGAAAGATTTGGTTTCTCTCCTTCTCGTTAGCCCCTGGCTCTATCGCACACTCGTCTCTTACCCTTCCATCTGGCTGGTAAACAATATCAGTCAG AACATTGATTTGCGTGAGAAGACCAATGCAGGGGGCAGGCTTTTAGCTGCTCTGTCCTTG CAAAGATATCGTCAAGTGAAGCATATCAATCTTGAATTTTCCCAGGGTGTTGACGACACTCATCTTCAACTTGTGCAAAGCCAG TGTCATGATGCGCTTTCAAGCTTAGAATGCTTGAATCTGAATGGGTGCCAAAAGATATCAGACAGTGGAATCGAAGCTATAACAAGCGTATGTCCCAAGCTAAAAATTATCTCTATCTACTGGAACGTGAG GGTGACTGATGATTGTATTAGACATCTAGTCAAGAATTGCAGAAACATCATTGATTTGAACATAAGTGGCTGCAAG AGCATAACCGACAAAGGTATGGAACTAGTAGCTGAAAGTTATCAAGACTTAGAGTCGCTGAACATCACTAG GTGTGTTAAGATCACAGATGATGGATTACTTCAAGTGCTACACAAGTGTTCCTCTCTGCAAACCTTAAACCTCTATGCCCTTTCAAG CTTCACAGACAAAGCTTACAAGAAGATATCTCTTTTGGCTGACCTAAGGTTCTTAGATCTTTGTGGTGCTCAg AATTTATCTGATGAAGGGCTTGGTCATATAGCTAAGTGCAACAAGCTAGAGTCTCTCAACTTGACATG GTGTGTGCGCATCACAGATGCAGGTGTGATCACCATTGCTAATAGTTGTACCTCCCTCGAATTTCTCAG ctTGTTTGGAATAGTTGGGGTGACTGATAAATGTCTGGAGGCTCTCTCGCAGACCTGCTCTGCTACACTCACCACTCTTGATGTCAATGGCTGCATCGGCATTAAG AGACGAAGCCGTGAAGAATTGCTTCAGATGTTCCCTCGTCTGACATGCTTCAAAGTACACAGCTAA
- the LOC108856932 gene encoding F-box protein At3g58530 isoform X2, with protein MESNKVLEEEEEEMWRREIVTSVMRIVSTRLPQKDLVSLLLVSPWLYRTLVSYPSIWLNIDLREKTNAGGRLLAALSLQRYRQVKHINLEFSQGVDDTHLQLVQSQCHDALSSLECLNLNGCQKISDSGIEAITSVCPKLKIISIYWNVRVTDDCIRHLVKNCRNIIDLNISGCKSITDKGMELVAESYQDLESLNITRCVKITDDGLLQVLHKCSSLQTLNLYALSSFTDKAYKKISLLADLRFLDLCGAQNLSDEGLGHIAKCNKLESLNLTWCVRITDAGVITIANSCTSLEFLSLFGIVGVTDKCLEALSQTCSATLTTLDVNGCIGIKRRSREELLQMFPRLTCFKVHS; from the exons ATGGAATCGAATAAAGTgttggaagaggaagaagaagagatgtgGAGGAGAGAGATAGTAACAAGCGTGATGAGGATAGTGAGCACGAGATTGCCACAGAAAGATTTGGTTTCTCTCCTTCTCGTTAGCCCCTGGCTCTATCGCACACTCGTCTCTTACCCTTCCATCTGGCTG AACATTGATTTGCGTGAGAAGACCAATGCAGGGGGCAGGCTTTTAGCTGCTCTGTCCTTG CAAAGATATCGTCAAGTGAAGCATATCAATCTTGAATTTTCCCAGGGTGTTGACGACACTCATCTTCAACTTGTGCAAAGCCAG TGTCATGATGCGCTTTCAAGCTTAGAATGCTTGAATCTGAATGGGTGCCAAAAGATATCAGACAGTGGAATCGAAGCTATAACAAGCGTATGTCCCAAGCTAAAAATTATCTCTATCTACTGGAACGTGAG GGTGACTGATGATTGTATTAGACATCTAGTCAAGAATTGCAGAAACATCATTGATTTGAACATAAGTGGCTGCAAG AGCATAACCGACAAAGGTATGGAACTAGTAGCTGAAAGTTATCAAGACTTAGAGTCGCTGAACATCACTAG GTGTGTTAAGATCACAGATGATGGATTACTTCAAGTGCTACACAAGTGTTCCTCTCTGCAAACCTTAAACCTCTATGCCCTTTCAAG CTTCACAGACAAAGCTTACAAGAAGATATCTCTTTTGGCTGACCTAAGGTTCTTAGATCTTTGTGGTGCTCAg AATTTATCTGATGAAGGGCTTGGTCATATAGCTAAGTGCAACAAGCTAGAGTCTCTCAACTTGACATG GTGTGTGCGCATCACAGATGCAGGTGTGATCACCATTGCTAATAGTTGTACCTCCCTCGAATTTCTCAG ctTGTTTGGAATAGTTGGGGTGACTGATAAATGTCTGGAGGCTCTCTCGCAGACCTGCTCTGCTACACTCACCACTCTTGATGTCAATGGCTGCATCGGCATTAAG AGACGAAGCCGTGAAGAATTGCTTCAGATGTTCCCTCGTCTGACATGCTTCAAAGTACACAGCTAA
- the LOC108857332 gene encoding uncharacterized protein LOC108857332 has translation MEGEDELRKLNGEVSSQRDTVVEDDDPLVLSSQALAALQEFLADQNKTVTVTPPPSTVDGGDKVELVTEDWRLSQFWYEPETAETVAEEVVTLSNRFSGCRVACIACPTLYVYLKKKDPSLQVQLLEYDMRFERYGSEFTFYDYNEPEDLPPQLKHCFHIIVADPPYLSKECLERVTQTVSFLASPVDSLLLLLTGDVQRDRAAELLGVRPCVFKPHHSSKLGNEFRLFISYDPGTRLGGLEEEEDS, from the exons ATGGAAGGAGAAGATGAGCTCCGGAAACTCAACGGCGAGGTTTCGTCTCAACGAGACACAGTTGTAGAAGACGACGATCCGTTAGTATTGAGCTCTCAAGCATTGGCGGCGCTCCAGGAGTTTCTAGCCGACCAGAACAAGACCGTCACAGTCACGCCGCCACCTTCCACGGTTGACGGAGGAGATAAAGTGGAGCTGGTCACTGAAGACTGGAGACTAAGCCAGTTCTGGTACGAACCTGAAACCGCAGAGACTGTAGCCGAGGAAGTGGTCACTCTCTCCAACAGATTCTCGGGCTGCAGAGTCGCTTGCATCGCTTGCCCTACTCTTTACGTGTATCTCAAG AAGAAGGATCCGAGTCTACAGGTGCAGTTGCTGGAGTACGATATGAGGTTTGAGAGATATGGAAGTGAGTTCACCTTTTATGATTACAACGAACCTGAAGATTTGCCACCTCAGCTTAAACATTGCTTCCATATAATCGTTGCAGATCCTCCCTACTTG AGTAAGGAATGTCTAGAAAGAGTTACTCAAACGGTTTCGTTTCTGGCGAGTCCAGTGGATTCTTTGTTACTTCTTCTCACAG GAGATGTGCAGAGAGATAGGGCGGCTGAGCTATTGGGTGTTCGTCCTTGCGTGTTTAAGCCTCATCATTCTAGCAAACTAGGAAACGAGTTTAGACTGTTTATAAGTTATGATCCAGGTACCAGACTAGGGGgcttggaagaagaagaagacagctAG
- the LOC108862016 gene encoding serine/threonine-protein phosphatase PP2A-4 catalytic subunit: protein MGSAAPKDATLDLDEQISQLMQCKPLSEQQVRALCEKAKEILMDESNVQPVKSPVTICGDIHGQFHDLAELFRIGGMCPDTNYLFMGDYVDRGYYSVETVTLLVGLKVRYPQRITILRGNHESRQITQVYGFYDECLRKYGNANVWKIFTDLFDYFPLTALVESEIFCLHGGLSPSIETLDNIRNFDRVQEVPHEGPMCDLLWSDPDDRCGWGISPRGAGYTFGQDISEQFNHSNSLKLIARAHQLVMDGYNWAHEQKVVTIFSAPNYCYRCGNMASILEVDDCRNHTFIQFEPAPRRGEPDVTRRTPDYFL, encoded by the exons ATGGGTTCGGCGGCTCCGAAGGACGCAACTCTGGATCTGGATGAGCAGATCTCTCAGCTTATGCAGTGCAAGCCTCTCTCCGAGCAACAG GTTAGAGCCTTATGCGAGAAAGCTAAGGAGATCTTGATGGATGAAAGCAATGTTCAG CCTGTCAAAAGCCCAGTGACAATCTGTGGTGATATTCATGGACAATTCCATGATCTTGCTGAGCTTTTCCGTATTGGAGGAATG TGCCCTGatactaattatttatttatgggAGATTATGTCGACCGTGGATACTATTCTGTCGAAACTGTTACG CTGTTAGTTGGCTTGAAAGTACGGTATCCTCAGCGAATCACTATTCTTAGAGGAAACCATGAAAGTCGTCAG ATCACTCAGGTTTATGGATTTTATGATGAATGCCTGCGAAA GTATGGCAATGCCAATGTTTGGAAGATATTTACAGACCTCTTTGACTATTTCCCACTGACAGCCTTG GTGGAGTCGGAAATATTCTGCCTGCACGGTGGATTGTCACCGTCTATTGAGACCCTTGACAACATTAGGAACTTTGACCGAGTTCAAGAAGTTCCACATGAAGGACCCATGTGTGACTTACTATGGTCTGATCCTGATGACAGATGTGGCTGGGGAATCTCTCCTCGTGGTGCCGGATATACATTTGGTCAG GACATTTCCGAACAATTCAACCACAGCAACAGCTTAAAACTTATCGCTCGAGCGCATCAGCTGGTTATGGATGGATACAACTGGGCACAC GAGCAAAAGGTGGTTACTATCTTCAGTGCACCGAACTATTGCTATCGCTGTGGAAACATGGCCTCTATTCTTGAGGTCGATGACTGCAGGAACCACACCTTCATTCAG TTTGAACCAGCCCCAAGGAGAGGAGAACCAGATGTGACCCGAAGGACACCTGACTACTTCCTTTAA